A segment of the Burkholderiales bacterium genome:
GGGTAATGGCGGCGCCGGTACCGCGGTCGCGCGCGGCACGCTGGCGCAGGATGGCGGCAGTCTCGAAAACCTCAAGGTGATCTGGCGCCAGGTTCCCAAGGTCAACAGTCCGAATCACTGGGGCTCGCGGCTGGTTTTCGCGCCGGACGGTACGCTGTTCGTCACCACCGGCGATCGTTTCACGCATCGCGACAAAGTGCAGGATTTGTCGACCACCATAGGCAAGGTCGTGCGCATCAATGCCGATGGCTCGGCGCCGAAAGACAATCCGTTCAGCGGACGCGAGGGCGCACGGCCGGAAATCTGGTCGTATGGACATCGCAATGCGCAGGCCGCGGCGCTGCATCCGCAAACCGGGCAGTTGTGGACTATCGAGCACGGCGCGCGCGGCGGCGATGAGCTCAATCATCCCGAAGCCGGAAAAAACTACGGCTGGCCGGTCATCACCTATGGCATCGATTATTCCGGCCAGAAAATCGGCGAGGGCGCGGGAAAGGCCGGCATGGAACAGCCGGTTTACTGGTGGGATCCGGTGATCGCGCCGTCGGGCGCGGTTTTCTATACCGGCGATGCTTTCCCGAACTGGAAGGGCGATCTTTTCATCGGCTCGCTGAAGCCCGGCGCGCTGGTGCGGCTCGATCTTGAAAACGGGCGCGTTGCCGGCGAAGAGCGCTACCTCGGCAAGCTTGGCGAACGCATACGCGACGTGCGGCAGGGGCCGGATGGGCTGCTTTATCTGCTCACCGACAGCGATGATGGGCAGGTGCTGCGCGTCGAGCCGGCGGCAGCCGGCC
Coding sequences within it:
- a CDS encoding PQQ-dependent sugar dehydrogenase; this translates as MSFGRLPYNNDGHTTVRKKPGAAVFLTFATLTSLIATSAFAQAPRSPTPKSVDAPVRTTVVAKGLEHPWGLAFLPDGRMLVTERPGLLRIVDKKGKLSEPLEGVPKVLARGQGGLLDVAVSPQFASDRLVYLSYSEPGNGGAGTAVARGTLAQDGGSLENLKVIWRQVPKVNSPNHWGSRLVFAPDGTLFVTTGDRFTHRDKVQDLSTTIGKVVRINADGSAPKDNPFSGREGARPEIWSYGHRNAQAAALHPQTGQLWTIEHGARGGDELNHPEAGKNYGWPVITYGIDYSGQKIGEGAGKAGMEQPVYWWDPVIAPSGAVFYTGDAFPNWKGDLFIGSLKPGALVRLDLENGRVAGEERYLGKLGERIRDVRQGPDGLLYLLTDSDDGQVLRVEPAAAGR